In the Kitasatospora terrestris genome, one interval contains:
- a CDS encoding AAA family ATPase, giving the protein MSIAPVRSSHDLPRTLPAGREAEYRHLAQALDRCEAGVGTVVALHGSVGSGRSELLYSFSDVAAERGATVLMGTGSPLERDFPLGLARQLLQSAPLDPTEEAAAETLLAQGAVEAARRARTAGPGSAEGLEGRLGQPTLEGLFGLVRGLAARGPVLIAVDDRQDADPQSLEFLLYLVRRTRNSGVLTVLSSRETMTPPNPFFEVELARQPHHRQVRLDVLSRELVEQLVRERFGAVAAARTGRAAHELTGGNPLLVHALMDDQERAGAPADLVAGEGYRRGLMHCLHRIDPLALRYARGVAVLGAAASPALLAELLLLPAEALPRALYLLHAAGLFRDGGFRHVSAAGDLLAAMRPEELASLHERAARLLSAAGAEPRAVAGHTRAAEGYRRPPWYAGAAGEDELPSGSAEPESAVAAVQVAAVQVAAVQVAGPPVAADGAGDGGGGDLRVGGSAEPRTVAVPGDARAYAAGPPVGRGTEAPAAYASVVSGAGAAHGDAVAFRCVPSLPGTVGDGAGALRHELKEIRHLFWQGRAEDGVAALERFEAGAGNAGASAGLRTWLGYWYPSLLPARAAGGAEAPGGMRLLAGLLAGTVAVGEAVVRAEALLRDGRPGQRGVEGPGMEALSAALTVLLYADRADRAAHWCGVLSERGTLRCGTPWQALYSALRAEAALRQGDLRTADEAARAAFAQVTPDAWGVAVGLPLSTMVAARTALGLHQDAARFLELAVPDGMARTPGGLHLRYARAGHLLAVGRAKEALGEYRACGDTMARWGLEHLPAMAPWRLGAARAQLALGRPQAAAFLADQQLARLGEAGPLRLRGQALWIRAAAGERAERTALLEQAVELLEEAGAEADLAGALAELSQAQRTDGDPGGARLTDRRLRRSPALSVVPALVQAAVAQPAAGPSVLARPQGADPAVVHPALGHPALAQAVVHSPVAHPAVAHAVVAGPAVEPQTPAPPMPGPQAVAHPAVAHPALAQAVVHSPVAHPAVAHAVVAGPAVEPQTPAPPMPGPQAVAHPAFAHPAVAYQTFAPPAVAQQAVAHPVPVHPGAPQPPAGARPAAGPPAEGLSDAERRVVELAVRGLSNRDIARKLFITVSTVEQHLTKVYRKLGVRRRVDLAAVVGGADGGAGASAGGSGVGVPFGLGARGTTGVA; this is encoded by the coding sequence ATGTCCATCGCCCCCGTGCGTTCGTCGCACGACCTTCCGAGAACGCTGCCGGCCGGCCGGGAGGCCGAGTACCGGCACCTGGCGCAGGCCCTGGACCGGTGCGAGGCCGGCGTCGGCACGGTCGTCGCCCTGCACGGGTCGGTGGGCAGCGGCCGCAGTGAACTGCTGTACAGCTTCAGCGACGTGGCGGCCGAGCGCGGCGCCACCGTACTGATGGGCACCGGATCCCCGCTGGAGCGGGACTTCCCGCTGGGCCTGGCCCGGCAGCTGCTGCAGAGCGCGCCGCTGGACCCGACCGAGGAGGCCGCCGCGGAGACCCTGCTCGCGCAGGGCGCGGTGGAGGCCGCACGGCGGGCCCGGACCGCCGGGCCGGGCTCCGCGGAAGGGCTGGAGGGGCGGCTCGGACAGCCCACGCTGGAAGGGCTGTTCGGCCTGGTGCGCGGGCTGGCCGCGCGCGGCCCGGTGCTGATCGCCGTCGACGACCGGCAGGACGCCGACCCGCAGTCGCTGGAGTTCCTGCTGTACCTGGTCCGCCGGACCCGGAACAGCGGTGTGCTGACCGTGCTCAGCTCGCGCGAGACGATGACCCCGCCGAACCCCTTCTTCGAGGTCGAGCTCGCCCGCCAGCCGCACCACCGGCAGGTCAGACTGGACGTGCTCTCCCGCGAGCTGGTGGAGCAGCTCGTCCGGGAGCGCTTCGGGGCCGTGGCCGCCGCCCGGACGGGCCGCGCGGCGCACGAGCTGACCGGTGGGAACCCGCTGCTGGTCCACGCGCTGATGGACGATCAGGAGCGCGCCGGGGCACCGGCCGACCTGGTGGCCGGCGAGGGCTACCGGCGCGGACTGATGCACTGCCTGCACCGGATCGACCCGCTGGCGCTCCGGTACGCCCGGGGCGTCGCGGTGCTGGGCGCCGCGGCGAGCCCCGCGCTGCTCGCCGAACTGCTGCTGCTGCCCGCCGAGGCGCTGCCGCGGGCGCTGTACCTGCTGCACGCGGCCGGGCTGTTCCGGGACGGCGGTTTCCGGCACGTCAGCGCCGCCGGGGACCTGCTCGCCGCGATGCGTCCCGAGGAGCTGGCGAGCCTGCACGAGCGCGCCGCCCGCCTGCTGAGCGCCGCCGGGGCCGAACCCCGGGCGGTCGCCGGGCACACCCGCGCGGCCGAGGGCTACCGGCGGCCGCCGTGGTACGCGGGCGCGGCGGGGGAGGACGAGCTGCCGTCCGGCTCGGCGGAGCCGGAGAGCGCCGTGGCCGCGGTGCAGGTGGCCGCGGTGCAGGTGGCCGCGGTGCAGGTGGCCGGGCCGCCGGTGGCAGCGGACGGCGCGGGCGACGGCGGTGGCGGTGACCTCCGGGTGGGTGGGAGCGCCGAGCCGAGGACTGTCGCGGTGCCCGGTGACGCTCGTGCGTACGCGGCCGGACCGCCTGTGGGTCGCGGGACGGAGGCGCCGGCGGCGTACGCGTCCGTGGTGTCCGGGGCGGGAGCGGCGCACGGGGACGCGGTGGCCTTCCGGTGCGTGCCGTCGCTTCCCGGGACGGTCGGGGACGGCGCGGGGGCGCTGCGGCACGAGCTGAAGGAGATCCGGCACCTGTTCTGGCAGGGCCGCGCGGAGGACGGCGTGGCCGCGCTGGAACGCTTCGAGGCGGGCGCGGGCAACGCGGGGGCGAGCGCGGGGCTGCGGACGTGGCTGGGGTACTGGTACCCCTCGCTGCTGCCGGCCCGCGCGGCCGGTGGGGCCGAGGCGCCCGGCGGGATGCGGCTGCTGGCCGGGCTGCTCGCGGGGACGGTCGCGGTCGGCGAGGCGGTGGTCCGGGCGGAAGCGCTGCTGCGCGACGGCCGGCCGGGGCAGCGGGGCGTCGAGGGCCCGGGCATGGAGGCGCTGAGCGCGGCGCTGACGGTGCTGCTGTACGCGGACCGGGCCGACCGTGCGGCGCACTGGTGCGGGGTGCTGTCGGAGCGCGGCACGCTGCGCTGCGGCACGCCGTGGCAGGCGCTGTACTCCGCGCTGCGGGCGGAGGCGGCCCTGCGCCAGGGCGACCTGCGGACCGCCGACGAGGCGGCGCGGGCGGCGTTCGCACAGGTGACGCCGGACGCGTGGGGCGTCGCGGTGGGCCTGCCGCTGTCCACGATGGTGGCCGCCCGGACGGCCCTGGGCCTGCACCAGGACGCGGCGCGCTTCCTGGAGCTGGCCGTACCGGACGGCATGGCGCGGACGCCCGGCGGGTTGCACCTGCGGTACGCCAGGGCCGGGCACCTGCTGGCGGTCGGACGGGCCAAGGAGGCCCTGGGCGAGTACCGGGCGTGCGGCGACACCATGGCCCGCTGGGGGCTTGAGCACCTGCCGGCGATGGCCCCGTGGCGGCTGGGCGCGGCCCGGGCGCAGCTCGCGCTGGGCCGGCCGCAGGCGGCCGCGTTCCTGGCGGACCAGCAGCTGGCCCGGCTCGGCGAGGCGGGGCCGCTGCGGCTGCGCGGGCAGGCGCTGTGGATCCGGGCGGCGGCGGGGGAGCGGGCGGAGCGGACCGCGCTGCTGGAGCAGGCGGTGGAGCTGCTGGAGGAAGCGGGTGCGGAGGCCGACCTGGCGGGGGCGCTGGCCGAGCTGAGCCAGGCGCAGCGGACCGACGGCGACCCGGGCGGCGCCCGGCTGACGGACCGCCGGCTGCGCCGCAGCCCGGCCCTGTCGGTGGTCCCGGCGCTGGTGCAGGCCGCGGTGGCACAGCCGGCCGCCGGGCCGTCGGTGCTCGCCCGCCCGCAGGGCGCCGACCCGGCCGTCGTGCATCCGGCACTTGGGCATCCGGCACTCGCGCAGGCGGTGGTGCATTCCCCGGTCGCCCATCCGGCCGTGGCCCACGCGGTGGTGGCCGGTCCGGCCGTCGAGCCGCAGACGCCCGCGCCCCCGATGCCCGGGCCTCAGGCTGTCGCGCATCCGGCCGTCGCTCACCCGGCACTCGCGCAGGCGGTGGTGCATTCCCCGGTCGCCCATCCGGCCGTGGCCCATGCGGTGGTGGCCGGTCCGGCCGTCGAGCCGCAGACGCCCGCGCCCCCGATGCCCGGGCCTCAGGCCGTCGCGCACCCGGCGTTCGCGCATCCGGCCGTCGCGTACCAGACGTTCGCTCCTCCGGCGGTCGCCCAGCAGGCCGTCGCGCACCCGGTTCCCGTGCATCCCGGAGCCCCGCAGCCCCCGGCCGGCGCTCGACCGGCCGCCGGGCCGCCCGCGGAGGGGCTGTCGGACGCCGAGCGGCGGGTGGTGGAGCTGGCGGTCCGCGGACTCTCGAACCGGGACATCGCGCGCAAGCTGTTCATCACGGTGAGCACCGTGGAACAGCATCTGACCAAGGTGTACCGGAAGTTGGGGGTCCGTCGCCGGGTGGACCTGGCGGCGGTGGTCGGCGGCGCGGACGGCGGAGCGGGAGCGTCGGCGGGCGGGAGCGGGGTCGGGGTGCCGTTCGGACTCGGGGCTAGGGGTACGACAGGGGTTGCGTAG